In Streptomyces sp. NBC_00704, a genomic segment contains:
- a CDS encoding menaquinone biosynthesis decarboxylase: MAYDDLRSLLRALEREGDLKRVKAEVDPYLEVGEIVDRVQKSGGPALLFENVKGSSMPLAMNVFGTDRRLLKALGLKSYAEISDKIGGLLRPELPQGFVGVREAFGKLGAMTHVPPKKVKAQDAPVQEVVLHGDDVDLDALPALFTWPQDGGSFFNLGLTHTKDPESGIRNLGLYRLQRHDKRTIGMHWQIHKDSRNHYQVAARKGEKLPVAIAFGCPPAVTYASTAPLPGDIDEYLFAGFLAGKRIEMVDCKTVPLQVPAQAEVVIEGWLEPGEMLPEGPFGDHTGFYTPQEPFPALTIDCVTMRKRPLLQSIVVGRPPTEDGPLGRATERFFLPLLKIIVPDIVDYHLPEAGGFHNCAIVSIDKKYPKHAQKVMHAVWGAHMMSLTKLIVVVDADCDVHDLHEVAWRALGNTDYARDLSIVEGPVDHLDHASYQQFWGGKAGIDATRKWPEEGYTRDGGWPEMVLSDPETAATVDRRWKEYGL; the protein is encoded by the coding sequence GAGGTCGGGGAGATCGTCGACCGGGTCCAGAAGTCCGGCGGCCCCGCGTTGCTCTTCGAGAACGTGAAGGGGTCGAGCATGCCCCTCGCGATGAACGTGTTCGGCACCGACCGGCGGCTGCTGAAGGCCCTCGGCCTGAAGTCGTACGCGGAGATCAGCGACAAGATCGGCGGCCTGCTGCGGCCCGAGCTGCCGCAGGGCTTCGTCGGCGTGCGCGAGGCGTTCGGCAAGCTCGGGGCGATGACGCACGTGCCGCCGAAGAAGGTGAAGGCCCAGGACGCGCCCGTCCAGGAGGTCGTGCTGCACGGCGACGACGTCGACCTGGACGCCCTGCCCGCCCTCTTCACCTGGCCGCAGGACGGCGGCTCCTTCTTCAACCTGGGCCTGACGCACACCAAGGACCCGGAGAGCGGGATCCGCAACCTCGGGCTCTACCGGCTCCAGCGCCACGACAAGCGCACGATCGGCATGCACTGGCAGATCCACAAGGACAGCCGCAACCACTACCAGGTCGCCGCCCGCAAGGGCGAGAAGCTGCCCGTGGCGATCGCCTTCGGCTGCCCGCCCGCCGTGACCTACGCCTCCACCGCGCCGCTGCCCGGCGACATCGACGAGTACCTGTTCGCCGGGTTCCTCGCGGGCAAGCGCATCGAGATGGTCGACTGCAAGACCGTCCCGCTTCAGGTGCCGGCGCAGGCCGAGGTCGTCATCGAGGGCTGGCTGGAGCCCGGCGAGATGCTCCCGGAAGGGCCCTTCGGGGACCACACCGGCTTCTACACCCCGCAGGAGCCGTTCCCCGCCCTGACCATCGACTGCGTGACGATGCGCAAGCGGCCGCTGCTCCAGTCGATCGTGGTCGGCCGGCCGCCGACCGAGGACGGTCCGCTGGGGCGGGCCACGGAGCGGTTCTTCCTGCCCCTGCTCAAGATCATCGTCCCGGACATCGTGGACTACCACCTGCCCGAGGCGGGCGGTTTCCACAACTGCGCGATCGTCTCGATCGACAAGAAGTACCCCAAGCACGCGCAGAAGGTCATGCACGCGGTCTGGGGCGCGCACATGATGTCGCTGACCAAGCTGATCGTGGTCGTCGACGCCGACTGCGACGTCCACGACCTGCACGAGGTGGCCTGGCGGGCGCTCGGCAACACCGACTACGCCCGCGACCTGTCCATCGTCGAAGGGCCCGTCGACCATCTCGACCACGCCTCCTACCAGCAGTTCTGGGGCGGCAAGGCGGGCATCGACGCGACGCGCAAATGGCCCGAGGAGGGGTACACGCGCGACGGCGGCTGGCCCGAGATGGTCCTGTCCGACCCGGAGACGGCGGCCACGGTGGACCGCCGCTGGAAGGAGTACGGACTGTGA
- a CDS encoding 3-oxoacyl-ACP reductase, which translates to MADRYLSLTATAPGRFLTRRLGLPQPAALRRWSPEQPCLPGGLLHLTAGGSGLRGLAPVLARTGLPLADPATAPAAAGRPADAALAAVVLDATGVRDVDTLAEVHAALHPVVRSVAESGRIVVLGSPLETGGDHHRAAAQQALEGFVRSLGKEIGRGRTVNLLRLSDADAAESTLGFLLSPRSAYVSGQVIAATADGSAAPADPSLPLAGRTALVTGGARGIGEAVARTLARDGAHVVVLDVPQAHDDARRVAGQLGGTALALDITAADAGERIAAELPGGLDVLIHNAGVTRDRRLVNMPAERWSSVLDVNLASVLRTTDALLDKGTLRRGGRIVATASIAGLAGNAGQTNYGASKAGVAGLVRALAPRALAEHGITVNAVAPGFIETRMTAAVPLFIREAGRRMNSLAQGGLPVDVAETTAWLAHPASGAVNGQVVRVCGQSLLGA; encoded by the coding sequence ATGGCCGACCGCTATCTGAGCCTCACCGCCACCGCCCCCGGCCGGTTCCTCACCCGGCGGCTGGGCCTCCCCCAGCCGGCGGCGCTCCGGCGCTGGTCGCCCGAACAGCCCTGTCTCCCCGGCGGCTTGCTTCACCTTACGGCCGGCGGGTCCGGGCTCCGCGGCCTCGCGCCGGTCCTCGCCCGCACCGGCCTCCCCCTCGCCGACCCCGCCACCGCCCCGGCCGCCGCCGGACGCCCCGCGGACGCCGCCCTCGCGGCCGTCGTCCTCGACGCCACCGGCGTGCGCGACGTCGACACGCTCGCCGAGGTCCACGCGGCGCTGCACCCGGTCGTGCGCTCGGTCGCGGAGAGCGGCCGGATCGTGGTGCTCGGCTCCCCCCTGGAAACCGGCGGCGACCACCACCGGGCGGCCGCGCAGCAGGCCCTGGAAGGGTTCGTGCGCTCCCTCGGCAAGGAGATCGGACGCGGCAGGACGGTGAACCTGCTGCGGCTGTCCGACGCCGACGCCGCCGAATCCACCCTGGGCTTCCTCCTGTCCCCCCGGTCCGCCTACGTCAGCGGCCAGGTGATCGCGGCGACGGCCGACGGCTCCGCGGCCCCCGCCGACCCGTCGCTGCCGCTGGCCGGGCGCACCGCGCTCGTCACCGGCGGCGCGCGCGGCATCGGCGAGGCGGTCGCCCGGACACTGGCCCGCGACGGGGCCCATGTCGTCGTGCTCGACGTGCCGCAGGCGCACGACGACGCCCGGCGGGTCGCCGGACAGCTCGGCGGGACCGCGCTCGCCCTCGACATCACCGCCGCCGACGCGGGCGAACGGATCGCCGCCGAACTCCCCGGCGGACTCGACGTGCTGATCCACAACGCCGGCGTCACCCGGGACCGGCGGCTGGTCAACATGCCCGCCGAGCGCTGGAGTTCGGTGCTGGACGTCAACCTGGCGAGCGTGCTGCGCACCACGGACGCGCTGCTCGACAAGGGGACATTGCGCCGGGGCGGCCGGATCGTGGCCACGGCCTCCATCGCCGGGCTCGCCGGCAACGCCGGGCAGACGAACTACGGCGCGAGCAAGGCGGGCGTGGCCGGTCTGGTCCGCGCGCTCGCGCCGCGCGCGCTCGCCGAGCACGGGATCACGGTGAACGCGGTTGCCCCGGGCTTCATCGAGACGAGGATGACGGCCGCGGTGCCGCTGTTCATCCGCGAGGCGGGCCGCCGGATGAACTCCCTCGCCCAGGGCGGACTGCCCGTCGACGTCGCCGAGACGACCGCCTGGCTCGCCCACCCCGCCTCCGGCGCGGTGAACGGCCAGGTCGTGCGGGTCTGCGGCCAGAGCCTGCTGGGGGCGTAG
- a CDS encoding MaoC family dehydratase, which yields MTGTVTTLSGPPPLGPILALGAVRSPFKRPRPGALLPRAGDRLVVPALRVDLARLAAYERVCAFPTGEDALPLTYPHVLGFPLAMRLMGARDFPLPLLGLVHTSIEITRRSALPATGTYELTVHVDRLAPHRKGTEAVVVTELRAAADHATTAAHGTNTGPQPAAPVWTSTSTYLSRHRTDAGPPAARQDGTGPLPVLDEWRLAADVGRRYGSASGDRNPIHLHPLTARLFGFPRAIAHGMWTVARCLAAHGAPPAVRVRADFRAPVLLPGTVVFAADGSRFELRGPGDTGRLHVSGRVDALGGDRPPFTATARDA from the coding sequence GTGACCGGCACCGTGACCACGCTGTCGGGGCCCCCGCCGCTCGGCCCGATCCTCGCCCTCGGGGCCGTGCGCTCCCCGTTCAAGCGGCCCCGCCCCGGTGCGCTGCTCCCCCGCGCCGGCGACCGTCTCGTGGTGCCCGCACTGCGCGTCGACCTGGCCCGGCTCGCCGCCTACGAGCGGGTCTGCGCCTTCCCGACCGGCGAGGACGCGCTGCCGCTCACCTATCCGCACGTCCTCGGCTTCCCCCTGGCCATGCGGCTCATGGGCGCGCGGGACTTCCCGCTCCCGCTGCTCGGCCTCGTCCACACGTCGATCGAGATCACCCGCCGTAGCGCGCTCCCGGCCACCGGGACCTACGAACTCACCGTCCACGTCGATCGGTTGGCCCCCCACCGCAAGGGGACGGAGGCGGTCGTCGTCACCGAGCTGAGAGCCGCCGCCGACCACGCCACGACCGCGGCCCACGGCACGAACACCGGACCGCAACCCGCCGCCCCCGTCTGGACGTCGACGAGCACCTACCTCTCCCGCCACCGCACCGACGCCGGGCCCCCCGCCGCCCGTCAGGACGGGACCGGCCCGCTCCCCGTGCTCGACGAGTGGCGGCTCGCCGCCGACGTCGGACGGCGTTACGGCTCGGCGTCCGGCGACCGCAACCCGATCCACCTGCACCCGCTCACCGCCCGCCTCTTCGGCTTCCCCCGGGCCATCGCCCACGGCATGTGGACCGTGGCCCGCTGCCTCGCCGCCCACGGCGCGCCCCCTGCGGTACGCGTGCGCGCGGACTTCCGGGCCCCGGTGCTGCTGCCGGGCACGGTCGTCTTCGCGGCGGACGGCAGCCGCTTCGAACTGCGCGGTCCGGGAGACACGGGCCGCCTCCACGTGAGCGGCCGGGTGGACGCGCTCGGCGGCGACAGGCCCCCGTTCACGGCGACGGCCCGCGACGCCTGA
- a CDS encoding TetR/AcrR family transcriptional regulator → MGAVKTKRMPRAVREQQMLDAAVETFGRRGYMAASMDEIAELAGVSKPLVYLYLNSKEDLFTACIRREAKALVEAVRAGVRTDLPADRQLWEGLRAFFAHTARHPHAWSVLHLQARTHGDPFAAEVAAMREEIVAFVTQLIAVAAREAHRNPDLPEREVAGLAEALVGAAESLAAWANATPGVTSHQAAATLMNFAWSGLGDLMNDRPWTPPAD, encoded by the coding sequence ATGGGTGCCGTGAAGACCAAGCGGATGCCGCGTGCGGTCCGTGAGCAGCAGATGCTGGACGCCGCCGTGGAGACCTTCGGGCGCCGGGGGTACATGGCCGCGTCGATGGACGAGATCGCCGAACTCGCGGGCGTGTCCAAGCCGTTGGTGTACCTGTACCTGAACTCCAAGGAAGACCTCTTCACCGCCTGCATCCGGCGCGAGGCCAAGGCGCTCGTCGAGGCCGTCCGGGCCGGCGTCCGCACGGACCTGCCCGCCGACCGCCAACTCTGGGAAGGACTGCGGGCGTTCTTCGCGCACACCGCGCGGCACCCGCACGCCTGGTCCGTCCTGCACCTCCAGGCCCGCACCCACGGCGATCCCTTCGCCGCCGAGGTCGCGGCGATGCGCGAGGAGATCGTCGCCTTCGTCACCCAGCTCATCGCGGTCGCGGCCCGCGAGGCCCACCGCAACCCCGACCTCCCCGAACGCGAGGTCGCCGGCCTCGCCGAGGCCTTGGTCGGCGCGGCCGAGTCCCTCGCCGCCTGGGCCAACGCCACGCCGGGCGTCACCTCCCACCAGGCGGCCGCCACCCTGATGAACTTCGCCTGGTCAGGCCTGGGCGACCTGATGAACGACCGGCCCTGGACCCCGCCGGCGGACTGA
- the mqnP gene encoding menaquinone biosynthesis prenyltransferase MqnP: MSSASAALPRQPGRTKAFLRLVMIEHSVFALPFAYIAALTAMFELDGNIHWGRLLLVTVCMVGLRTFAMAVNRIIDREIDARNPRTAHRELVTGAMSVKHAWTGALVAVAVFLGSAALLNPLCLALAPIAVVPMVVYPYGKRFTNFPQAILGLAQAMGPIGGWLAITGEWSWDAVILGLAVGVWIGGFDLIYACQDVDTDRETGVLSVPARFGIPAAIRGARVCHAVTTALLVWYALATGAGAFFWLGLVIVAGAFVYEHTIVRPHDLSRLNRAFFSVNGFIGIALFVCALLDLLVRGLTV, translated from the coding sequence GTGAGCTCCGCATCCGCAGCGCTCCCGCGGCAGCCGGGACGCACGAAGGCGTTCCTGCGCCTGGTGATGATCGAGCACTCGGTCTTCGCGCTGCCCTTCGCCTACATCGCCGCCCTCACGGCGATGTTCGAGCTGGACGGCAACATCCACTGGGGCCGACTGCTGCTGGTCACCGTCTGCATGGTGGGCCTGCGCACGTTCGCCATGGCGGTCAACCGGATCATCGACCGCGAGATCGACGCCCGCAATCCGCGCACCGCGCACCGCGAGCTGGTCACGGGCGCGATGTCGGTGAAGCACGCCTGGACCGGCGCGCTCGTCGCCGTCGCCGTCTTCCTCGGCTCGGCGGCCCTGCTCAACCCGCTCTGCCTGGCGCTCGCCCCCATCGCCGTCGTCCCGATGGTCGTCTACCCCTACGGCAAGCGGTTCACGAACTTCCCGCAGGCCATCCTGGGGCTGGCCCAGGCGATGGGCCCGATCGGCGGCTGGCTGGCGATCACCGGCGAGTGGTCCTGGGACGCGGTGATCCTCGGTCTCGCCGTCGGCGTCTGGATCGGCGGCTTCGACCTGATCTACGCCTGCCAGGACGTCGACACCGACCGGGAGACCGGCGTCCTGTCGGTCCCGGCCCGGTTCGGCATCCCGGCGGCGATCCGGGGCGCGCGCGTCTGCCACGCCGTGACGACCGCGCTGCTCGTCTGGTACGCGCTGGCGACCGGCGCGGGCGCGTTCTTCTGGCTGGGGCTGGTGATCGTCGCGGGCGCGTTCGTGTACGAGCACACGATCGTCCGCCCGCACGACCTGTCCCGCCTGAACAGGGCGTTCTTCTCCGTCAACGGGTTCATCGGGATCGCCCTGTTCGTGTGCGCCCTGCTGGATCTCCTGGTTCGAGGTCTGACCGTCTGA
- the mqnE gene encoding aminofutalosine synthase MqnE: MDVGLKRELEEKVRAGERLTREDGVALYESDDLAWLGGLAHEVRTRKNGDVVHFNVNRHLNMTNVCTASCAYCSFQRKPGEKDAYTMRIEEAVKLAKAMEGENLTELHIVNGLHPNLPWRYYPRSLRELKAALPNVSLKAFTATEIHHFETISGLTASEILDELIDAGLESLTGGGAEIFDWEVRQHIVDHRTHWEDWSRIHRLAHEKGLKTPATMLYGHIEEPRHRVDHVLRLRELQDETGGFQVFIPLRYQHDFVDMKDGKVRNRLQARTQMATGAEALKTFAVSRLLFDNVPHVKVFWVMHGVQTAQLALQHGADDMDGSVVEYKITHDADNYGTPNKLTREDLLDLIRDAGFRPVERNTRYEIIREYDGPDPARRESPQPMRV; encoded by the coding sequence ATGGACGTCGGGCTCAAGCGCGAGCTGGAGGAGAAGGTCAGGGCCGGTGAGCGGCTGACCCGTGAGGACGGCGTCGCGCTGTACGAGTCGGACGACCTGGCGTGGCTGGGCGGGCTCGCGCACGAGGTGCGCACCCGCAAGAACGGCGACGTCGTGCACTTCAACGTCAACCGTCACCTCAACATGACGAACGTGTGCACCGCGTCGTGCGCCTACTGCTCGTTCCAGCGCAAGCCGGGCGAGAAGGACGCGTACACGATGCGCATCGAGGAGGCGGTGAAGCTCGCCAAGGCGATGGAGGGCGAGAACCTCACCGAGCTGCACATCGTCAACGGCCTGCACCCGAACCTGCCGTGGCGCTACTACCCGCGCTCACTGCGGGAGTTGAAGGCCGCCCTGCCGAACGTCTCGCTCAAGGCGTTCACGGCGACGGAGATCCACCACTTCGAGACGATCAGCGGGCTCACGGCCTCCGAGATCCTGGACGAGCTGATCGACGCGGGCCTGGAGTCGCTCACCGGCGGCGGCGCGGAGATCTTCGACTGGGAGGTCCGCCAGCACATCGTGGACCACCGCACCCACTGGGAGGACTGGTCCCGCATCCACCGCCTGGCGCACGAGAAGGGTCTCAAGACCCCGGCGACCATGCTGTACGGCCACATCGAGGAGCCCCGCCACCGCGTCGACCACGTCCTGCGGCTGCGCGAGCTCCAGGACGAGACGGGCGGCTTCCAGGTCTTCATTCCGCTGCGCTACCAGCACGACTTCGTGGACATGAAGGACGGCAAGGTCCGCAACCGGCTCCAGGCGCGCACCCAGATGGCGACCGGCGCGGAGGCGCTGAAGACGTTCGCCGTCTCGCGGCTGCTCTTCGACAACGTCCCGCACGTGAAGGTGTTCTGGGTGATGCACGGCGTCCAGACCGCGCAGCTGGCGCTCCAGCACGGTGCGGACGACATGGACGGCTCGGTCGTCGAGTACAAGATCACGCACGACGCCGACAACTACGGCACGCCGAACAAGCTCACCCGCGAGGACCTGCTGGACCTCATCCGGGACGCCGGGTTCCGCCCCGTGGAGCGCAACACCCGCTACGAGATCATCCGCGAGTACGACGGCCCCGACCCGGCCCGCCGGGAGTCGCCGCAGCCCATGCGGGTCTGA
- a CDS encoding GNAT family N-acetyltransferase — protein MPLTFTLDPAVGPALRDGVLDLWTDVSNAGGAVGFVPPVDRETVRPELLRHLAAMAEGRHRLLVGRDAAGEVAATAFFSFNTHRLQKHWVWLYTVMVHPRHQGRGHGRDLLAAAADAARGFEGIDAIRLTCRGGLGLEDFYASCGYKEVGRIPGAIRVAPGDDRDDVVMLLPLR, from the coding sequence GTGCCCCTTACCTTCACGCTCGATCCCGCCGTCGGCCCCGCCCTGCGCGACGGCGTCCTCGACCTGTGGACGGACGTCTCCAACGCGGGCGGAGCCGTCGGCTTCGTCCCGCCCGTCGACCGCGAGACGGTCCGCCCGGAGCTGCTCCGGCACCTCGCGGCGATGGCCGAGGGCCGCCACCGGCTGCTCGTCGGACGGGACGCGGCCGGCGAGGTGGCCGCGACGGCCTTCTTCTCCTTCAACACGCACCGGCTTCAGAAGCACTGGGTCTGGCTCTACACCGTGATGGTGCACCCCCGCCACCAGGGCCGGGGCCACGGCCGCGACCTGCTGGCGGCCGCCGCCGACGCGGCCCGGGGCTTCGAGGGCATCGACGCGATCCGCCTCACCTGCCGCGGCGGACTCGGCCTGGAGGACTTCTACGCCTCCTGCGGCTACAAGGAGGTCGGCCGCATCCCGGGAGCCATCCGGGTCGCCCCGGGCGACGACCGCGACGACGTCGTCATGCTGCTCCCGCTGCGCTGA
- a CDS encoding Lrp/AsnC family transcriptional regulator produces MDAVDRQLIQALRENGRASYAELGRLVGLSGPSVTDRINRLEAAGVITGYRATVNAAQLGLGVIALIGISLSDAADHEDVAARLKDLSEIEDCWFIAGDDSFMLKVRATDVDGLERIIRRLSGTKGVSRTRTTIVLSTKWENRVGELPEEV; encoded by the coding sequence ATGGACGCGGTGGACAGGCAGCTCATCCAGGCCCTGAGGGAGAACGGCCGGGCCTCCTACGCGGAGCTGGGACGCCTCGTCGGTCTGTCGGGACCCAGCGTCACCGACCGCATCAACCGGCTGGAGGCGGCCGGCGTCATCACCGGCTACCGCGCCACGGTGAACGCCGCGCAGCTGGGCCTCGGCGTCATCGCCCTCATCGGCATCTCCCTCTCCGACGCCGCCGACCACGAGGACGTGGCGGCCCGGCTGAAGGACCTCAGCGAGATCGAGGACTGCTGGTTCATCGCCGGCGACGACTCGTTCATGCTCAAGGTGCGGGCCACGGACGTCGACGGTCTGGAGCGGATCATCCGCCGGCTCAGCGGCACCAAGGGCGTCTCCCGGACCCGTACCACCATCGTGCTCTCCACCAAGTGGGAGAACCGCGTCGGGGAGCTGCCGGAAGAGGTGTAG
- a CDS encoding UbiX family flavin prenyltransferase: MPWIVGVSGASGTPYAAAVLRALLAGGESVDLVVSRASRLTLLDETGISFRDAHWRDDLREWLGRGADGKPDAFDVDVSGDRVRHWAAGDLAAGPSSGSYPVRGMLIVPASTACVAGVALGLSKDLLQRAASVTLKERRPLVVAVRETPLNGQTLRHLVALDDAGAHVVPASPAFYAGATHIQDLVDFVAGRVLDAAGAAHGLYRRWDGELGGAAGTRAP, from the coding sequence GTGCCTTGGATCGTGGGGGTGTCCGGGGCGTCCGGTACGCCCTATGCCGCCGCCGTGCTGCGGGCGCTGCTCGCCGGGGGCGAGAGCGTCGACCTGGTGGTCAGCCGGGCCTCGCGGCTCACGCTGCTCGACGAGACGGGGATCTCCTTCCGGGACGCGCACTGGCGTGACGACCTGCGGGAATGGCTCGGGCGTGGGGCGGACGGCAAGCCGGACGCGTTCGACGTCGACGTCAGCGGCGACCGGGTGCGGCACTGGGCGGCGGGGGACCTCGCCGCCGGCCCGTCCTCGGGCTCGTATCCCGTGCGGGGGATGCTGATCGTGCCCGCCTCGACCGCCTGCGTCGCCGGAGTCGCCCTCGGGTTGTCGAAGGACCTGCTCCAGCGGGCCGCGAGCGTCACGCTCAAGGAACGGCGGCCGCTGGTCGTGGCCGTCCGGGAGACCCCGCTGAACGGGCAGACCCTGCGCCATCTCGTCGCGCTGGACGACGCCGGCGCGCACGTCGTGCCCGCGTCCCCCGCCTTCTACGCGGGCGCCACGCACATCCAGGACCTGGTCGACTTCGTCGCCGGGCGCGTACTCGACGCGGCGGGGGCCGCGCACGGGCTCTATCGCCGGTGGGACGGCGAACTGGGCGGCGCGGCCGGAACCCGGGCCCCGTGA
- a CDS encoding DUF4229 domain-containing protein gives MLRYTLMRLGVFAGCFVVVWGLVYSGVVPRGLGDSNLMWILLLSLVISAPISFVVLRKERDRASVTVVRRVDRMKANLEANRSQEDATADDAAASQGRTQTS, from the coding sequence ATGCTCCGCTACACACTGATGCGCCTCGGTGTCTTCGCCGGCTGCTTCGTGGTCGTCTGGGGCCTCGTCTACTCGGGTGTCGTCCCGCGCGGCCTCGGCGACTCCAACCTCATGTGGATCCTGCTGCTGTCGCTGGTGATCTCCGCGCCGATCAGCTTCGTGGTGCTGCGCAAGGAGCGCGACCGCGCCTCGGTGACCGTCGTGCGGCGGGTGGACCGCATGAAGGCCAACCTGGAGGCCAACCGCTCCCAGGAGGACGCCACGGCCGACGACGCCGCCGCCTCCCAGGGCCGCACGCAGACCTCCTGA
- a CDS encoding acetyl-CoA C-acetyltransferase, whose translation MSTSEPSKVTYLRGARKSPLEPPRARRVAIVGGSRIPFARSDGPYATASNQDMLTAAVNGLVNRYALDVPGVVGEFVAGAVLKHSRDFNLARETVLGSKLDSRTPAYDVQQACGTGLQAVIAAANKIALGQTDSAVAGGADTASDAPLGVNDALRRILLEARRAKSTGDRLKALARIRPSHLVPEIPRNAEPRTGLSMGEHAAVTARVWGVGREAQDELAATSHQRLAAAYERGFFDDLVVPFRDLTRDQNLRPDSTAAKLARLKPVFGVDGPEPTMTAGNSTPLTDGSAVVLLASEEWAEARGLEPLAYLTAYETAAVDFVRGDAAGGEDGLLMAPAYAVPRMLERTGLGIEDFDLVEVHEAFASQVLATLAAWEKQGLTPVDRDKLNVTGSSLATGHPFAATGARITATLATLLAERGGPARGLISICAAGGQGVTAILERT comes from the coding sequence ATGAGTACCTCGGAGCCGTCGAAGGTGACCTACCTGAGAGGGGCCCGCAAGAGCCCCCTGGAGCCCCCGCGCGCCCGCCGCGTCGCGATCGTCGGCGGCTCCCGCATCCCCTTCGCCCGCTCCGACGGCCCCTACGCCACCGCCTCCAACCAGGACATGCTGACGGCGGCCGTGAACGGGCTCGTGAACCGGTACGCGCTCGACGTGCCCGGCGTGGTGGGCGAGTTCGTCGCCGGGGCCGTCCTCAAGCACAGCCGGGACTTCAACCTGGCCCGCGAGACCGTCCTCGGCTCGAAGCTCGACTCCCGCACCCCCGCCTACGACGTCCAGCAGGCCTGCGGCACCGGCCTCCAGGCCGTGATCGCCGCCGCCAACAAGATCGCCCTCGGCCAGACCGACTCCGCCGTCGCGGGCGGCGCGGACACCGCGAGCGACGCCCCCCTCGGCGTCAACGACGCACTGCGCCGCATCCTCCTGGAGGCCCGTCGGGCGAAGTCGACCGGAGACCGCCTCAAGGCGCTGGCCCGCATCCGCCCCTCCCACCTGGTCCCCGAGATCCCGCGCAACGCCGAACCGCGCACCGGCCTGTCCATGGGCGAGCACGCGGCGGTCACCGCCCGCGTCTGGGGCGTCGGCCGCGAGGCCCAGGACGAACTGGCGGCCACCAGCCACCAGCGGCTCGCCGCCGCGTACGAGCGGGGCTTCTTCGACGACTTGGTGGTCCCCTTCCGTGACCTGACCCGCGACCAGAACCTGCGCCCCGACTCCACCGCCGCGAAACTGGCCCGTCTGAAGCCGGTGTTCGGCGTCGACGGCCCCGAGCCCACCATGACGGCGGGCAACTCCACCCCGCTGACGGACGGCTCGGCGGTCGTCCTGCTCGCCTCCGAGGAGTGGGCCGAGGCCCGCGGCCTGGAGCCGCTCGCCTACCTGACCGCCTACGAGACGGCGGCCGTGGACTTCGTGCGCGGCGACGCGGCCGGAGGCGAGGACGGCCTGCTCATGGCCCCCGCGTACGCGGTCCCGCGCATGCTGGAGCGGACCGGCCTGGGCATCGAGGACTTCGACCTGGTCGAGGTGCACGAGGCGTTCGCCTCCCAGGTGCTGGCCACCCTCGCGGCCTGGGAGAAGCAGGGGCTCACCCCGGTCGACCGGGACAAGCTGAACGTGACCGGCTCCTCCCTCGCCACCGGCCACCCCTTCGCGGCCACCGGAGCCCGCATCACGGCGACCCTCGCCACACTCCTCGCCGAGCGGGGCGGCCCCGCACGCGGGCTGATCTCGATCTGCGCGGCCGGCGGACAGGGCGTCACCGCCATCCTCGAACGAACGTGA